TCGGTCTGGAAAATCAAAAATCAAAAAGGGCGCGGGAACTTTCCTATGGAGACCAGCGTAGACTTGAAATTGCCCGGGCACTTGCGACCGGGCCATTACTCCTTCTACTGGATGAGCCCGCCGCAGGCATGAATCCGAGTGAATCGAGGCGCTTGATGGATTTTATGCTCAAGATTCGAGAGAGGGAGATTACACTTCTTCTGATTGAACACGATATGAAAGTGGTCATGGGAATTTCAGATAAAATTATTGTTCTGGATCATGGTGTCAAGATAGCGGAAGGAAAACCCCGGGATGTCCAGCATGATCCAAAAGTGATTGAAGCCTACCTGGGAGGAGGGCTCTCTTCGCCATGCTGAAAGTGGAAAATCTTCGAGGAGGATATGGCGCCATCGAAGTATTGAAGGGAATAGACCTGGAAGTTGCCGAAGGAGAGACAGTTTCAATCATTGGTGCGAATGGCGCAGGCAAGTCAACCGCCTTAATGATGATCTCGGGAATATTACCATATCAATCCGGAAAAATTCTATTTAATGGAAAAGAAATTTCTGGGTTTTCGCCTTCTAAAATTGTATCATTAGGCATTTTGCAGGTTCCCGAAGGAAGAAGAATCTTCTCTCGACTGACCGTTCTCGAAAATCTTGAACTGGGAGGATTCGCTCTTAATAGAAAAAACGCATCCAAAAACCAATTTGAATATGTTTTTGCCCTGTTTCCACTTCTCTTTGAGAGAAAAAACCAGCTTGGGGGGACTTTGAGCGGAGGCGAGCAGCAGATGCTTGCGATCGGAAGAGCCCTTGTGGGACAACCGAAGTTACTGATTATCGATGAACCGTCTCTTGGATTAGCCCCCCTGATGGTGGAGAAGATTTTTAAAATGATCAAAATGCTGGGGGCGGAAGGATTGACCCTGCTCCTGGTTGAACAAAATGCGCGGCTCGCCCTTTCAATTTCCCAAAGAGCCTATGTCATGGAAACGGGACAAGTGACCCTGCAGGGAGAATCCGCCCAATTATTAAATGACCCAAGAATCAAGACAGCCTATTTAGGAGAATAAAAAAGTCGATTCATGAACCGGACGCCGCTTTTCGAAATTCATAAAAAATTGAATGGCAAATTAGTCGAGTTTGGAGGATGGGAAATGCCCCTCTTTTATTCCGGCGTCGTCGCGGAGCATAAAGGGGTCCGGACAGATGTGGGGCTCTTTGATATCTGCCATATGGGGAGATTGATCGTCCAAGGGGCTGACGCGGAATCTTTCCTGCAAAAAACGACGGTTAACAATGTCGCATTGCTTGTCCCGGGCAAAGCCCACTATTCGCTGGTCTGTAATCTTCAGGGAGGAGTGAAAGATGACATCTTCATTTACAAAAAAGGGGACAGTGATTTTTTTATCTGCGTGAATGCGTCTAACCGGGAAAAGATCTTTCGCTGGTTCTTAGACCAGAAAGGGCAATCCCGGGTTTCAATCGAAGATGCAAGCCAAAGGCTGGGAATGCTGGCGCTCCAGGGGCCAAAGGCGCCGCGACTTCTTGAAAAAATTCTGGGGAAAAAATTCCGGCCGTTAAAACATGCCGAATTTTTCGAAGAGGAGATATCAGGCGTTTCCGCAATGATTGCAAGGACCGGTTATACGGGAGAACGGGGTTATGAATTTTATTATCCGGCCTCCGAATCCGAAAAATTATGGGCCCTCTTTATGAAAATGGGCCAGGACGAAGGGATTATCCCGGTCGGCCTAGGGGCGAGAGATACGCTCAGGCTAGAGATGGGCTATGCCCTCTATGGGCATGAACTGGGAGAGGATATTTCTCCCCTGGAGGCCGATTTGGCAAAATTCGTCTATTTTGACAAGCCCTTTATTGGAAAAGAGTCTCTGCAGAAAATGCAGGAAAAAGAACTTTCGAGAATCTTAATCGGTTTCGAATTAAAGATAAAAAATGTTCCACGCCAGCATTGCCGGCTTTTTCAGGGTGACCAGGAGATCGGCGAGGTCACCAGTGGAAATTTAACTCCCTCTGTTCAGAAAGGAATAGGGATGGCCTTTATCCAGACCTCCTGGGCTCGCGAAGGGACCGAGTTTTCGGTTTTAATTCGAGACAAGAAGATTCCGGCGGTGGTAACCAAAAGGCCGTTTTACAAGAAGAAATAAAGGAAAAATCATGTATACACCTCATACAGAAGAAGAGATCCAGTCGATGCTCCAAATCATCGGGATTCCATCGATGGAAGGACTTTTTGCAGACATACCAAAATCGGTCCGATTAAACCGTATCCTTAAGACGGGCCGTCCCTTATCTGAACTTGAAATCCGTCAGGAGATGGGAGATTTGGTTCGGAAGAATTCACATTTGGAAGAATATACGTCTTTTCTCGGAGCCGGGTCCTACGATCATTATATTCCCGCGCTCATAGGACCCATTCTATTCCGATCGGAATTTTATACAGCCTATACCCCCTATCAAGCGGAATTGAGCCAGGGAATGTTGCAGGCCATCTATGAGTATCAAACCGCGATCTGTGAGTTGACCGGAATGGAGGTAGCAAATGCCTCGCTTTATGATGGCGCGTCTGCTCTGGCCGAAGCTGTTTTGATGATGGTTCGAATAGGTAAAAAAAGATCAGAGATTCTGATTTCAAAAACAATCCATCCCTTTTACCAGGATGTCGTCAGGACTTATTGCAAAGGGTTGGATCTTAAATTTATTGAGGTGGAATATCAGAATGGACAGGTTTCCCTCGATCAGGTCAAGAAACAAATCACGGATAATACTGCGGGCCTGCTTCTTCAATATCCCAATTTCTTCGGTTGTTTGGAGGAGATTCCGGAACTCATTCAGCTTGCGCATGATAAAGGAGCGAAGGTGGCTGTATCGGTTGATCCGATCGCATTGGGAATACTCAACTCCCCGGGAGAGCTTGGAGCCGATATTATCGTGGGAGAGGGACAAGGCATGGGGAACAGCATGAGTCTTGGCGGCCCCTATGTCGGTTTCTTTGCCACCCGGACAGAATTTATCCGACAGCTTCCCGGGAGAATTGTTGGGGTCGCCCATGACAAGGAGGGGAGGAGAGGATATACGTTAACGCTTCAGACGCGGGAACAACATATCAAGCGCGAGAGAGCCACTTCGAATATTTGTACGAATGAATCGCTAAATGCCCTTGCCTCTCTTTTCTACATGGTGACGTTGGGA
The genomic region above belongs to Nitrospirota bacterium and contains:
- the gcvT gene encoding glycine cleavage system aminomethyltransferase GcvT: MNRTPLFEIHKKLNGKLVEFGGWEMPLFYSGVVAEHKGVRTDVGLFDICHMGRLIVQGADAESFLQKTTVNNVALLVPGKAHYSLVCNLQGGVKDDIFIYKKGDSDFFICVNASNREKIFRWFLDQKGQSRVSIEDASQRLGMLALQGPKAPRLLEKILGKKFRPLKHAEFFEEEISGVSAMIARTGYTGERGYEFYYPASESEKLWALFMKMGQDEGIIPVGLGARDTLRLEMGYALYGHELGEDISPLEADLAKFVYFDKPFIGKESLQKMQEKELSRILIGFELKIKNVPRQHCRLFQGDQEIGEVTSGNLTPSVQKGIGMAFIQTSWAREGTEFSVLIRDKKIPAVVTKRPFYKKK
- a CDS encoding ABC transporter ATP-binding protein, with the protein product MLKVENLRGGYGAIEVLKGIDLEVAEGETVSIIGANGAGKSTALMMISGILPYQSGKILFNGKEISGFSPSKIVSLGILQVPEGRRIFSRLTVLENLELGGFALNRKNASKNQFEYVFALFPLLFERKNQLGGTLSGGEQQMLAIGRALVGQPKLLIIDEPSLGLAPLMVEKIFKMIKMLGAEGLTLLLVEQNARLALSISQRAYVMETGQVTLQGESAQLLNDPRIKTAYLGE
- the gcvPA gene encoding aminomethyl-transferring glycine dehydrogenase subunit GcvPA is translated as MMYTPHTEEEIQSMLQIIGIPSMEGLFADIPKSVRLNRILKTGRPLSELEIRQEMGDLVRKNSHLEEYTSFLGAGSYDHYIPALIGPILFRSEFYTAYTPYQAELSQGMLQAIYEYQTAICELTGMEVANASLYDGASALAEAVLMMVRIGKKRSEILISKTIHPFYQDVVRTYCKGLDLKFIEVEYQNGQVSLDQVKKQITDNTAGLLLQYPNFFGCLEEIPELIQLAHDKGAKVAVSVDPIALGILNSPGELGADIIVGEGQGMGNSMSLGGPYVGFFATRTEFIRQLPGRIVGVAHDKEGRRGYTLTLQTREQHIKRERATSNICTNESLNALASLFYMVTLGKKGLAEVARQSTLKAHFLQDALSRIPGVAIPWSAPFFKEFAVKLDRSPKEINEALLKERIIGGLDLGRYYPELKQHYLLCVTEKRTKSELERLVALISRR